GAAAGAGGAATGTCCTGTGCGCCGCTCGCCGGCGTCAATGGCAGTCTGCAGGAGCAAGGGGGACTGACGGCCGAGCCGCTCACGGCCGACGGCCGTCTGCCCTGCGTCGTGACTCCCACGGTAGACCGTCGATTGGACGAGTATTTCGAAGCTGCCCGTTACTATGCGAACACCTTGCTGCCCTCCTGCGGGGGGTTGCTGTTTCGCGGCCTGCCGGTTCGCTCCGTTCACGACTTTGAATCCTTCGTGAGTGCCTTCACGACCTCCCTCGTGTCTTACGAATTCGGTTCAACGCCGAGATCGCAAGTCCAACGGCACGTCTATACCTCGACGGAATATCCGCCGCACCAACACATTCCACTGCACAACGAACAGGCCTATACCAGGGAATGGCCGATGAAGATTTGGTTCTACTGCGGTCATGCGCCCGTCGAAGGCGGGTATACCCCGATTGCGGATAGCCGCGAGGTCTATCGATGCATACCGGCCCGCATTCGCGAACGGTTCGCCGAAAAGCAGATCATGTACGTCCGCAACTACGGAAACGGCTTGGACGTGCCGTGGCAAAAAGTGTTCAACACCCAAGACCCAGCGGTCGTGGAACAATTCTGCCGCGACAACAACATTCACTACGAGTGGAAGGAAGACGGTGAATTGCGAACCAGGCAAGTGG
This DNA window, taken from Nitrospira defluvii, encodes the following:
- a CDS encoding TauD/TfdA family dioxygenase, whose product is MSCAPLAGVNGSLQEQGGLTAEPLTADGRLPCVVTPTVDRRLDEYFEAARYYANTLLPSCGGLLFRGLPVRSVHDFESFVSAFTTSLVSYEFGSTPRSQVQRHVYTSTEYPPHQHIPLHNEQAYTREWPMKIWFYCGHAPVEGGYTPIADSREVYRCIPARIRERFAEKQIMYVRNYGNGLDVPWQKVFNTQDPAVVEQFCRDNNIHYEWKEDGELRTRQVAQAVATHPRTGERVWFNQAHLFHVSNLDPAVREALLAVVSEEDLPRNACYGDGSPIEADLLDEIRDVYRSLAVQFAWQQGDVMMLDNMLAAHGRTPFTGRRQILVAMAEPRGAQGPC